The Agromyces hippuratus genome has a window encoding:
- a CDS encoding F0F1 ATP synthase subunit epsilon, producing MASLNVSVVSADQQVWSGEATMVVARTVEGEIGILPGHEPMLAILAGGEVRVTLPGGEKITANAEDGFLSVQANAVQVVASRAELV from the coding sequence ATGGCCAGCCTCAACGTGAGCGTCGTCTCGGCCGACCAGCAGGTCTGGTCGGGCGAGGCGACCATGGTGGTGGCGCGCACCGTCGAAGGCGAGATCGGCATTCTGCCGGGTCACGAGCCGATGCTCGCGATCCTCGCCGGCGGCGAGGTGCGGGTCACCCTGCCCGGCGGTGAGAAGATCACCGCCAACGCCGAAGATGGATTCCTGTCGGTGCAGGCGAACGCGGTGCAGGTCGTCGCGTCCCGCGCTGAACTCGTCTGA
- the atpA gene encoding F0F1 ATP synthase subunit alpha, with amino-acid sequence MAELTISPDEIRSALSEFVSSYEPGQAEKTEVGYVTDAGDGIAHVEGLPSVMANELIRFADGTLGLAQNLDEDEIGVVVLGEFTGIEEGMEVTRTGEVLSVPVGEGYLGRVVDPLGHPIDGLGEITGIEGRRALELQAPGVMQRKSVHEPLQTGIKAIDAMIPVGRGQRQLIIGDRQTGKTAIAIDTIINQKANWETGDPSKQVRCIYVAVGQKGSTIASVKGALEDAGAMEYTTIVAAPASDPAGFKYLAPYTGSAIGQHWMYDSKHVLIIFDDLSKQAEAYRAVSLLLRRPPGREAYPGDVFYLHSRLLERCAKLSDELGAGSMTGLPIIETKANDVSAYIPTNVISITDGQIFLQSDLFNSNQRPAVDVGISVSRVGGDAQVKSIKKVSGTLKLELAQYRSLEAFAMFASDLDAASRRQLARGARLTELLKQPQYSPMSVEKQVVSIWAGTNGKLDEVPVEDILRFESELHDFLARNTEVLNSLRETNVLSDETAAELAAAVDTFKLEFQTGEGKPLASVGSEQFEAIAEEEVVQEKIVKGRR; translated from the coding sequence ATGGCAGAACTCACCATCAGCCCCGACGAGATCCGTTCGGCTCTCTCGGAGTTCGTCTCGTCGTACGAGCCGGGACAGGCGGAGAAGACCGAGGTCGGGTACGTCACCGACGCCGGCGACGGCATCGCGCACGTCGAAGGTCTTCCCTCGGTCATGGCGAACGAGCTGATCCGCTTCGCGGACGGCACGCTCGGTCTCGCGCAGAACCTCGACGAAGACGAGATCGGCGTCGTCGTGCTCGGCGAGTTCACCGGCATCGAAGAGGGCATGGAGGTGACCCGCACCGGCGAGGTCCTCTCCGTCCCCGTCGGCGAGGGCTACCTCGGTCGTGTCGTCGACCCGCTCGGCCACCCGATCGACGGTCTCGGCGAGATCACCGGCATCGAGGGCCGTCGTGCCCTCGAGCTGCAGGCGCCGGGCGTCATGCAGCGCAAGTCGGTGCACGAGCCGCTTCAGACCGGCATCAAGGCCATCGACGCGATGATCCCCGTCGGCCGCGGCCAGCGTCAGCTCATCATCGGCGACCGCCAGACCGGCAAGACGGCCATCGCGATCGACACGATCATCAACCAGAAGGCCAACTGGGAGACGGGCGACCCGTCGAAGCAGGTTCGCTGCATCTACGTCGCCGTCGGCCAGAAGGGCTCGACCATCGCCTCGGTGAAGGGCGCCCTCGAAGACGCGGGAGCCATGGAGTACACGACCATCGTCGCGGCTCCCGCCTCCGACCCGGCCGGCTTCAAGTACCTCGCTCCCTACACCGGCTCGGCCATCGGCCAGCACTGGATGTACGACTCCAAGCACGTCCTCATCATCTTCGACGACCTGTCGAAGCAGGCTGAGGCCTACCGCGCCGTGTCGCTGCTGCTGCGTCGTCCGCCGGGACGCGAGGCGTACCCCGGTGACGTCTTCTACCTGCACTCGCGTCTGCTCGAGCGTTGCGCGAAGCTCTCCGACGAGCTCGGCGCCGGCTCGATGACGGGCCTGCCGATCATCGAGACCAAGGCCAACGACGTCTCGGCGTACATCCCGACCAACGTGATCTCGATCACCGACGGCCAGATCTTCCTCCAGTCCGACCTGTTCAACTCGAACCAGCGCCCCGCTGTCGACGTCGGCATCTCGGTCTCCCGAGTCGGCGGTGACGCACAGGTCAAGTCGATCAAGAAGGTCTCCGGCACGCTGAAGCTCGAGCTCGCGCAGTACCGCTCGCTCGAGGCCTTCGCGATGTTCGCATCCGACCTCGACGCCGCCAGCCGCCGTCAGCTCGCCCGAGGCGCACGCCTCACCGAGCTGCTCAAGCAGCCGCAGTACTCGCCGATGTCGGTCGAGAAGCAGGTCGTCTCGATCTGGGCCGGCACCAACGGCAAGCTCGACGAGGTTCCCGTCGAAGACATCCTCCGTTTCGAGAGCGAGCTGCACGACTTCCTCGCCCGCAACACCGAGGTGCTCAACTCGCTGCGCGAGACCAACGTGCTCTCCGACGAGACCGCGGCCGAACTCGCTGCGGCAGTCGACACGTTCAAGCTCGAGTTCCAGACCGGCGAGGGCAAGCCGCTCGCCTCGGTCGGGTCCGAGCAGTTCGAGGCGATCGCTGAAGAAGAGGTCGTCCAGGAGAAGATCGTCAAGGGTCGCCGCTAG
- a CDS encoding methylated-DNA--[protein]-cysteine S-methyltransferase encodes MTNVYLIRLDSPIGRLELVADDEAVTSLSIESGGVLPHDDAPERPNDVLRAAREQLDEYFAGQRLDFDVPVRLTGTPFQQAVWAELERLRWGEATSYGALAAAVGKPGSARAIGGAVGANPVPIIVGCHRVLASDGRITGYSGGEGVPTKLWLLGHEQIGFAA; translated from the coding sequence ATGACGAACGTGTACCTCATCCGCCTCGACAGCCCGATCGGGCGTCTCGAACTCGTCGCCGACGACGAGGCCGTCACGAGTCTCTCCATCGAGAGCGGCGGCGTGCTCCCCCACGACGACGCTCCCGAGCGCCCCAACGACGTGCTCCGCGCGGCCCGCGAACAGCTCGACGAGTACTTCGCGGGGCAGCGCCTCGACTTCGACGTTCCGGTGCGACTCACCGGCACCCCGTTCCAGCAGGCCGTCTGGGCCGAGCTCGAGCGACTGCGCTGGGGTGAGGCCACCTCGTACGGCGCACTCGCGGCTGCTGTCGGCAAGCCAGGGTCCGCCCGGGCCATCGGCGGCGCCGTCGGCGCGAACCCCGTGCCGATCATCGTGGGCTGCCACCGCGTGCTCGCGAGCGATGGTCGCATCACCGGGTACTCCGGCGGCGAGGGCGTTCCCACGAAGCTCTGGCTGCTCGGCCACGAGCAGATCGGCTTCGCCGCGTGA
- a CDS encoding YaaA family protein — MRLLLPPSETKRDGGVDVALDLGALSFGSLTPIRAETTAAVVALAHDPAEMMRALKLGPRQAHEVERNRHLLDSPTMSVLDRYTGVLFDALDAPTLDVDARTYAADHVVVHSALFGLLGAMDSIPAYRLSHDSRPPGVRMKALWRAPITAALEAAGGLLLDLRSEAYVELGPVPAHAEAAFVRVVSVDGAGRKRALNHFNKRAKGLFTRAVLTAQPQLASIEELIDWAHEAGFSLSLSSERVGAGVRELELVA, encoded by the coding sequence GTGCGGCTGCTGCTTCCGCCGTCCGAGACCAAACGCGACGGCGGCGTCGACGTCGCGCTCGATCTGGGCGCACTCTCGTTCGGCTCCCTCACCCCGATTCGGGCTGAGACCACCGCAGCCGTCGTCGCGCTCGCGCACGACCCCGCCGAGATGATGCGGGCGTTGAAGCTCGGACCTCGGCAGGCGCACGAGGTCGAGCGGAATCGGCACCTGCTCGATTCACCCACGATGTCCGTGCTCGACCGGTACACGGGCGTGCTCTTCGACGCGCTCGATGCCCCGACGCTCGACGTCGACGCTCGCACCTACGCCGCGGACCACGTGGTCGTGCACTCCGCACTGTTCGGTCTGCTCGGGGCGATGGACTCGATTCCCGCGTACCGGCTGTCGCACGATTCCCGCCCGCCGGGCGTGCGGATGAAAGCGCTGTGGCGAGCACCGATCACGGCCGCACTCGAGGCGGCCGGCGGTCTGCTGCTCGATCTCCGCTCCGAGGCGTACGTCGAACTCGGACCCGTTCCCGCGCACGCCGAAGCGGCGTTCGTACGAGTCGTCTCCGTCGACGGTGCCGGCCGGAAGCGCGCGCTGAACCACTTCAACAAGCGCGCGAAGGGGCTCTTCACCCGCGCCGTGCTGACCGCGCAGCCGCAGCTCGCCTCGATCGAGGAGCTGATCGACTGGGCGCACGAGGCCGGCTTCTCGCTCTCGCTCAGCTCAGAGCGAGTCGGCGCGGGCGTTCGCGAACTCGAACTCGTCGCCTGA
- a CDS encoding AAA family ATPase: MQGEQPIERQFGDLSVTQLIVMAGLPGAGKSTIGEIVGARLGATVVSVDPIESAILRAGIDADQPTGLAAYLVAEEIAEKELDSGRTVIVDAVNAGEAARLQWRDLAERADVRLRVIEVVCSDEELHRARLEKRERKLPHLEETTWRAVEQSLEGYAAWTGPSSALPRVTIDSIESLGSNVEAALAFIGS, translated from the coding sequence ATGCAGGGGGAGCAGCCGATCGAACGCCAGTTCGGTGACCTGAGTGTCACCCAGCTCATCGTCATGGCCGGGTTGCCGGGTGCGGGAAAGTCGACGATCGGAGAGATCGTCGGCGCCCGCCTCGGCGCCACGGTCGTGTCGGTCGACCCGATCGAGTCTGCGATCCTGCGGGCCGGCATCGACGCCGACCAACCGACCGGTCTCGCGGCATACCTCGTGGCCGAAGAGATCGCCGAGAAGGAGCTCGACTCCGGCCGCACGGTGATCGTCGACGCGGTCAACGCGGGCGAGGCCGCACGCCTGCAGTGGCGGGACCTCGCGGAGCGTGCCGACGTGCGCCTGCGGGTGATCGAGGTCGTGTGCTCCGATGAGGAGTTGCACCGCGCCCGACTCGAGAAGCGCGAGCGCAAGCTCCCGCACCTCGAGGAGACCACCTGGCGGGCCGTCGAGCAGAGCCTCGAGGGGTACGCGGCCTGGACCGGCCCGTCGTCGGCGCTGCCGCGAGTGACGATCGACAGCATCGAGTCGCTCGGGTCGAACGTCGAGGCCGCACTCGCCTTCATCGGCTCGTAG
- a CDS encoding NAD(P)/FAD-dependent oxidoreductase — protein sequence MSFWLDDLVARGLDDLRPRAALASSARFDVCLIGGGLTALWTAYALAKADPTLRIAVLEREFSGFGASGRNGGWCSALFPQSAASIERDHGYDQAIAMRRAMLDTVDEVGRVTAREGIDCDFVKGGTVTFARSDAQRELAVAEVDDARRFGVDALEYWDRHRVEERFGATGLDGRAPDAVFDPSCARVHPAKLVRGLARVVEELGVSLFDQTEVVDWSAGRVRFRALDGSDAEGTVSARHVIVATEGYGASLPRVRRRILPLYSLMIATEPLPDEVWDEIGLAHGTTFSDFRHLLVYGQRTADNRFAFGGRGASYHWGSALDPAFEHVETVFHRLRTALFELFPAIDGTRITHRWGGPLGVARDWNATASYNPKTGVGFAGAYVGDGLSTTNLAGRTMADLVRGVQSDLTALPWVNHRSPLWEPEPLRYLGANLGVLGMRFSDAEERLTGRSSLLARAVGGLTGH from the coding sequence GTGAGCTTCTGGCTCGATGACCTGGTCGCGCGCGGGCTCGACGACCTCCGCCCGCGCGCGGCCCTCGCCTCGAGCGCCCGGTTCGACGTCTGCCTGATCGGCGGTGGACTCACGGCACTCTGGACCGCATACGCCCTGGCGAAGGCGGATCCGACCTTGCGCATCGCCGTGCTCGAGCGCGAGTTCTCGGGGTTCGGAGCCTCGGGCCGCAACGGCGGCTGGTGCTCGGCGCTGTTCCCCCAGTCGGCCGCGTCGATCGAGCGCGATCACGGCTACGACCAGGCGATCGCGATGCGCCGTGCGATGCTCGACACGGTCGACGAGGTCGGCCGTGTCACGGCGCGCGAGGGCATCGACTGCGACTTCGTGAAGGGCGGCACGGTCACCTTCGCACGGAGCGATGCCCAGCGCGAACTCGCCGTCGCCGAGGTCGACGACGCACGCCGGTTCGGGGTCGACGCGCTCGAGTACTGGGACCGGCACCGCGTCGAGGAGAGGTTCGGTGCGACCGGTCTCGACGGCCGTGCGCCCGACGCGGTCTTCGATCCGTCGTGCGCACGGGTGCACCCGGCGAAACTCGTGCGCGGCCTCGCCCGTGTCGTCGAGGAGCTCGGCGTCTCGCTGTTCGATCAGACCGAGGTCGTCGACTGGTCGGCGGGCCGGGTGCGGTTCCGCGCGCTCGACGGCAGCGATGCCGAGGGCACGGTCTCGGCACGACACGTGATCGTCGCGACCGAGGGGTACGGTGCGAGCCTGCCGCGTGTGCGCCGGCGCATCCTCCCCCTGTACTCCCTCATGATCGCGACCGAACCGCTCCCCGACGAGGTCTGGGACGAGATCGGGCTCGCGCACGGCACGACGTTCAGCGATTTCCGCCATCTGCTCGTGTACGGACAGCGCACCGCCGACAACCGGTTCGCCTTCGGTGGTCGGGGCGCGAGCTACCACTGGGGCAGCGCGCTGGATCCCGCGTTCGAACACGTGGAGACCGTCTTCCACCGACTGCGCACCGCGCTGTTCGAGCTCTTCCCCGCGATCGACGGCACCCGCATCACCCACCGATGGGGCGGACCACTCGGCGTCGCACGCGATTGGAACGCGACCGCGAGCTACAACCCGAAGACCGGAGTGGGCTTCGCCGGCGCGTACGTCGGCGACGGCCTCTCGACCACGAATCTCGCCGGTCGGACCATGGCCGACCTCGTGCGCGGCGTGCAGAGCGACCTGACCGCCCTCCCTTGGGTGAATCACCGATCGCCGCTGTGGGAGCCCGAGCCGCTGCGGTACCTGGGTGCGAACCTCGGCGTGCTCGGCATGCGATTCTCCGACGCGGAGGAGCGCCTCACCGGCCGGTCGTCGCTGCTCGCCCGTGCCGTCGGCGGGCTCACCGGCCACTGA
- a CDS encoding DUF4192 family protein, translated as MTTIIRAEAAHDFLALVPALAGFQPQRSLVCVAFSGNRTAGVLRYDLPRRARDRAPLAAVIVGTLCRMRGVDAVVPIVYTEARFGAGRGMPERPLLGMLTARAEEAGFLVRDALCRASDGWGSLLDPATPTTGHPLALIDESPVLRLAAAEGEVVASSPAASADLPEPEPEVAARLAESLAQLTGDGRADALRRLGGNADPVGLVETLLVRDGTHPPLRLAWFLHLASLPAVRDAMMLQIGFGALIGEAAHDDAVATAERAAELDETIEALVVRESATGTTAEVSEMLSRLMVGRSQLRPDARRVERALALLRQLVANAPTTHRVGPLCIAAWLAWSLGRGSAAGAYLDRAVEIDPGHSMAGLLGVLVGSGTLPEWAFSGR; from the coding sequence ATGACGACCATCATCCGCGCCGAAGCGGCGCACGACTTCCTCGCCCTCGTCCCGGCGCTGGCCGGGTTCCAGCCGCAGCGCTCGCTCGTCTGCGTGGCGTTCAGCGGGAACCGCACGGCCGGCGTGCTTCGGTACGACCTCCCACGACGGGCGCGCGATCGCGCACCGCTCGCAGCCGTGATCGTCGGCACGCTCTGCCGTATGCGCGGCGTCGACGCCGTCGTGCCGATCGTGTACACCGAGGCTCGATTCGGCGCGGGCCGGGGGATGCCGGAGCGACCACTGCTCGGGATGCTCACCGCCCGCGCCGAGGAGGCCGGATTCCTCGTGCGCGATGCGCTGTGCCGGGCATCCGACGGATGGGGGTCGCTGCTCGATCCGGCGACACCGACCACGGGGCATCCGCTCGCGCTCATCGACGAGAGCCCCGTGCTGCGTCTCGCCGCGGCGGAGGGGGAGGTCGTGGCCTCGTCGCCGGCCGCGAGCGCGGACCTGCCGGAGCCCGAGCCCGAGGTCGCCGCTCGACTCGCCGAATCGCTCGCGCAGCTCACCGGCGACGGTCGTGCAGACGCGCTGCGGCGGCTGGGCGGGAATGCCGATCCGGTCGGGCTCGTCGAGACGCTGCTCGTGCGCGACGGCACGCATCCGCCGCTCAGGCTCGCGTGGTTCCTGCACCTCGCGTCCCTTCCCGCCGTGCGCGACGCCATGATGCTCCAGATCGGGTTCGGCGCGCTGATCGGCGAGGCGGCGCACGATGACGCGGTCGCCACGGCCGAGCGGGCGGCCGAGCTCGACGAGACGATCGAGGCCCTCGTCGTGCGCGAGTCGGCGACCGGTACGACCGCCGAAGTCAGCGAGATGCTCTCCCGGCTCATGGTCGGCCGGTCGCAGCTGCGCCCGGATGCGCGTCGGGTCGAGCGGGCGCTCGCGCTGCTGCGGCAGCTGGTCGCGAACGCCCCGACGACGCATCGCGTCGGCCCGCTCTGCATTGCCGCATGGCTCGCGTGGTCGCTCGGCAGGGGGTCGGCGGCCGGGGCGTACCTCGATCGGGCCGTGGAGATCGATCCCGGTCACTCGATGGCGGGCCTGCTCGGCGTCCTCGTCGGCAGTGGCACGCTGCCCGAATGGGCGTTCAGTGGCCGGTGA
- a CDS encoding aspartate aminotransferase family protein, with translation MTDTVYDNDALQQKAKDHLWMHFSRQSTMETSGVPIITRGQGHHIYDVQGREYFDGLAGLFVVNAGHGRARLAEVAAKQAEQLAFFPIWSYAHPSAIELADRLAGYAPADLNRVFFSTGGGEAVETAFKLAKYYWKLQGRPTKHKVISRSVAYHGTPQGALAITGIPGMKEMFEPVTPGGFRVPNTNFYRAAEMGAPADDLEAFGLWAANRIEEMILFEGPETVAAVFLEPVQNSGGCFPPPPGYFKRVREICDQYDVLLVSDEVICAFGRLGHMFACDAYGYVPDMITCAKAMTSGYSPIGATIVSEKIYAPFAEGNTSFYHGYTFGGHPVSAAVALENLDIFEEEKLNERVLENSPLFRAELEKLLDLPIVGDVRGDGYFFGIELVKDKETRETFDDDESERLLRGFLSKALFDAGLYCRADDRGDPVIQLAPPLTIGPAEFAEIEQKLRGVLTEASNRL, from the coding sequence ATGACCGACACGGTCTACGACAACGACGCGCTGCAGCAGAAGGCGAAGGATCATCTCTGGATGCACTTCTCCCGGCAGTCCACCATGGAGACGTCGGGAGTGCCGATCATCACCCGCGGTCAGGGCCACCACATCTACGACGTCCAGGGCCGGGAGTACTTCGACGGGCTGGCCGGCCTCTTCGTCGTGAACGCCGGCCACGGGCGCGCGCGGCTCGCCGAGGTCGCCGCCAAGCAGGCGGAGCAGCTCGCCTTCTTCCCGATCTGGTCGTACGCCCACCCCTCGGCGATCGAGCTCGCCGACCGCCTTGCGGGCTACGCGCCCGCCGACCTCAACCGGGTCTTCTTCTCGACGGGCGGCGGAGAAGCCGTCGAGACGGCCTTCAAGCTCGCCAAGTACTACTGGAAGCTCCAGGGCCGGCCGACGAAGCACAAGGTGATCTCCCGCTCGGTCGCCTACCACGGCACCCCGCAGGGCGCCCTCGCGATCACGGGCATCCCCGGCATGAAGGAGATGTTCGAGCCGGTCACCCCCGGCGGGTTCCGCGTGCCGAACACGAACTTCTACCGCGCCGCCGAGATGGGCGCCCCGGCCGACGACCTCGAAGCCTTCGGCCTCTGGGCCGCGAACCGCATCGAGGAGATGATCCTCTTCGAGGGCCCCGAGACGGTCGCCGCCGTGTTCCTCGAGCCGGTGCAGAACTCCGGCGGCTGCTTCCCGCCGCCCCCCGGCTACTTCAAGCGCGTGCGCGAGATCTGCGACCAGTACGACGTGCTCCTCGTGTCCGACGAGGTCATCTGCGCGTTCGGCCGTCTCGGCCACATGTTCGCATGCGACGCCTACGGCTACGTGCCCGACATGATCACGTGCGCGAAGGCGATGACCTCGGGCTACTCCCCCATCGGCGCGACGATCGTCTCCGAGAAGATCTACGCCCCGTTCGCCGAGGGCAACACGTCGTTCTACCACGGCTACACGTTCGGCGGGCACCCGGTCTCGGCCGCGGTGGCACTCGAGAACCTCGACATCTTCGAGGAGGAGAAGCTGAACGAACGGGTTCTCGAGAACTCGCCGCTGTTCCGCGCCGAGCTCGAGAAGCTGCTCGACCTGCCGATCGTCGGCGACGTGCGCGGCGACGGCTACTTCTTCGGCATCGAGCTCGTGAAGGACAAGGAGACGCGCGAGACCTTCGACGACGACGAGTCCGAGCGCCTGCTCCGCGGCTTCCTCTCGAAGGCGCTCTTCGACGCGGGTCTCTACTGCCGCGCCGACGACCGCGGCGACCCCGTGATCCAGCTGGCACCGCCGCTCACCATCGGCCCGGCGGAGTTCGCCGAGATCGAGCAGAAGCTGCGCGGTGTGCTGACCGAAGCCTCCAACCGGCTCTGA
- a CDS encoding F0F1 ATP synthase subunit gamma, with protein sequence MGAQLRVYRQKIKSAQTTKKITRAMELISASRIQKAQARVAASEPYSTAITRAVSAVASYSNVAHVLTTEPERIDRAAIVIFTSDRGLAGAFNSQVLREAEELTELLKSQGKSVEYFLVGRKSVGYFNFRHRAFERSWIGGTDNPDFDTAKEIADAVLEAFLRDAGDGGVDEIHIVYNRFVSRITQVPVVTRLLPLEVVESDEAPEASSTKHEVFPLYEFEPDAETVLDGLLPVYIESRIYNAMLQSSAAKHAATQKAMKSASDNADKLITDYTRLANNARQSEITQQISEIVGGADALSSAK encoded by the coding sequence ATGGGAGCGCAGCTTCGGGTCTACCGGCAGAAGATCAAATCTGCCCAGACGACCAAGAAGATCACGCGGGCGATGGAGCTCATCTCCGCCTCGCGGATCCAGAAGGCTCAGGCGCGCGTTGCGGCGTCGGAGCCGTATTCGACCGCCATCACTCGGGCAGTCTCGGCCGTTGCGAGCTACTCGAACGTGGCTCACGTGCTGACGACCGAGCCGGAGCGCATCGATCGCGCCGCGATCGTGATCTTCACGTCGGACCGCGGCCTCGCCGGCGCCTTCAACTCGCAGGTGCTGCGCGAAGCAGAGGAGCTCACCGAGCTCCTGAAGAGCCAGGGCAAGTCGGTCGAGTACTTCCTCGTCGGCCGCAAGTCCGTCGGCTACTTCAACTTCCGGCACCGCGCCTTCGAGCGCAGCTGGATCGGCGGCACCGACAACCCCGACTTCGACACGGCGAAGGAGATCGCCGACGCGGTGCTTGAGGCGTTCCTTCGGGACGCGGGCGACGGCGGCGTCGACGAGATCCACATCGTCTACAACCGCTTCGTGAGCCGCATCACGCAGGTTCCGGTGGTCACCCGCCTGCTCCCGCTCGAGGTCGTCGAGAGCGATGAGGCCCCCGAAGCCTCCTCGACGAAGCACGAGGTCTTCCCGCTCTACGAGTTCGAGCCCGACGCGGAGACCGTCCTCGACGGACTCCTGCCGGTCTACATCGAGAGCCGCATCTACAACGCGATGCTGCAGTCGTCGGCGGCCAAGCACGCCGCGACGCAGAAGGCGATGAAGTCGGCCAGCGACAACGCCGACAAGCTCATCACCGACTACACGCGTCTGGCGAACAACGCGCGCCAGTCCGAGATCACCCAGCAGATTTCCGAGATCGTGGGCGGCGCTGACGCGCTGTCGTCCGCCAAGTAG
- the atpD gene encoding F0F1 ATP synthase subunit beta: MTDTATASAAAAPVAGAVGRVARVTGPVVDIEFPHDSIPPIYNALKTEITIDGNTTVLTLEVAQHLGDDLVRAIALNPTDGLVRGQEVSDTGASISVPVGDVTKGKVFNVIGEVLNAEPGEQIEITERWPIHRKAPAFDQLESKTSMFETGIKVIDLLTPYVQGGKIGLFGGAGVGKTVLIQEMIQRVAQDHGGVSVFAGVGERTREGNDLIHEMEEAGVFDKTALVFGQMDEPPGTRLRVALSALTMAEYFRDVQKQDVLLFIDNIFRFTQAGSEVSTLLGRMPSAVGYQPNLADEMGVLQERITSTRGHSITSLQAIYVPADDYTDPAPATTFAHLDATTVLSRAIASKGLYPAVDPLTSTSRILDPRYLGEDHYRVATTVKQILQKNKELQEIIAILGVDELSEEDKITVSRARRIEQFLSQNTYMAKKFTGVEGSTVPLKDTIESFDAIAKGEFDHVAEQAFFNVGGISDVEEKWAQIQKENG; this comes from the coding sequence ATGACTGACACCGCTACCGCCTCGGCCGCGGCCGCGCCTGTGGCCGGCGCCGTCGGCCGCGTCGCCCGGGTCACCGGCCCCGTCGTCGACATCGAGTTCCCGCACGACTCGATCCCCCCGATCTACAACGCGCTGAAGACCGAGATCACGATCGACGGCAACACCACGGTGCTGACCCTCGAGGTCGCACAGCACCTCGGTGACGACCTGGTCCGCGCGATCGCCCTGAACCCGACCGATGGCCTCGTCCGCGGCCAGGAGGTCTCCGACACCGGCGCATCGATCTCGGTGCCCGTCGGCGACGTCACCAAGGGCAAGGTCTTCAACGTCATCGGCGAGGTGCTGAACGCAGAGCCCGGCGAGCAGATCGAGATCACCGAGCGCTGGCCGATCCACCGCAAGGCTCCGGCCTTCGACCAGCTCGAGTCGAAGACCTCGATGTTCGAGACCGGCATCAAGGTCATCGACCTCCTCACGCCGTACGTGCAGGGTGGAAAGATCGGCCTCTTCGGTGGTGCAGGTGTCGGCAAGACCGTCCTCATCCAGGAGATGATCCAGCGCGTCGCGCAGGACCACGGTGGTGTGTCGGTGTTCGCCGGTGTCGGCGAGCGCACCCGTGAGGGCAACGACCTCATCCACGAGATGGAGGAGGCGGGCGTCTTCGACAAGACCGCCCTCGTCTTCGGCCAGATGGACGAGCCGCCGGGAACGCGTCTTCGCGTGGCGCTGTCGGCCCTGACCATGGCGGAGTACTTCCGCGATGTGCAGAAGCAGGACGTGCTGCTCTTCATCGACAACATCTTCCGCTTCACGCAGGCCGGTTCCGAGGTCTCGACGCTCCTCGGCCGCATGCCGTCGGCCGTGGGATACCAGCCGAACCTCGCCGACGAGATGGGCGTTCTGCAGGAGCGCATCACCTCGACGCGTGGACACTCGATCACCTCGCTGCAGGCGATCTACGTCCCCGCCGACGACTACACCGACCCGGCCCCGGCAACGACGTTCGCGCACCTCGACGCCACGACCGTGCTCTCCCGCGCGATCGCGTCGAAGGGTCTCTACCCGGCCGTCGACCCGCTGACCTCGACGTCGCGCATCCTCGACCCCCGTTACCTGGGCGAGGACCACTACCGCGTCGCCACCACGGTCAAGCAGATCCTCCAGAAGAACAAGGAACTGCAGGAGATCATCGCCATCCTCGGTGTCGACGAGCTCTCCGAGGAAGACAAGATCACGGTGTCGCGTGCGCGCCGTATCGAGCAGTTCCTCTCGCAGAACACCTACATGGCGAAGAAGTTCACCGGTGTCGAGGGGTCGACCGTTCCGCTCAAGGACACGATCGAGTCGTTCGACGCGATCGCCAAGGGCGAGTTCGACCACGTGGCCGAGCAGGCCTTCTTCAACGTCGGTGGCATCTCCGACGTCGAAGAGAAGTGGGCTCAGATCCAGAAGGAGAACGGCTGA
- a CDS encoding DNA-3-methyladenine glycosylase I — MPRPEIIVGDDGLARCGWGASDPEYRRYHDEEWGTPQHDPVRLFEKVCLEGFQAGLSWITILRRRPAFREVFHGFDAERVAAMSDDDVSRLLGDERIIRHRGKIEATIQNARATLGLDQPIDELLWSFAPARREVAPVTFAEVPATTPESAAMSKELRRRGFRFVGPTTMYALMQAAGMVDDHLAACHRSAGAAAA, encoded by the coding sequence ATCCCCCGGCCCGAGATCATCGTCGGCGACGACGGACTCGCCCGGTGCGGGTGGGGCGCATCCGACCCCGAGTACCGCCGGTACCACGACGAGGAGTGGGGCACGCCGCAGCACGATCCGGTGCGGCTCTTCGAGAAGGTCTGCCTCGAGGGATTCCAGGCCGGCCTGTCGTGGATCACGATCCTTCGGCGCCGTCCGGCATTCCGCGAGGTCTTCCATGGATTCGATGCCGAACGTGTCGCCGCCATGAGCGACGACGACGTCTCACGCCTGCTCGGCGATGAGCGCATCATCCGTCACCGCGGCAAGATCGAGGCGACGATCCAGAACGCCCGTGCCACGCTCGGGCTCGATCAGCCCATCGACGAGCTGCTGTGGAGTTTCGCGCCCGCGCGGCGCGAGGTGGCACCGGTCACCTTCGCCGAGGTGCCGGCGACGACGCCGGAGTCCGCGGCGATGAGCAAAGAGTTGCGCCGTCGCGGATTCCGCTTCGTCGGGCCGACGACGATGTACGCGCTCATGCAGGCGGCCGGCATGGTCGACGACCACCTCGCCGCGTGCCACCGATCGGCGGGTGCCGCCGCCGCGTGA